GCGCATCGGCGCACACGTGCGGGTCGGCACCAGCCGTGTCCCTCCATCCGTGCACGGACCGATCCGCGACCACCCGTGCAGGAACACGCCGTGAGTGAGGCGTGCACAGCGCGCCAAGGTCGAGCACGTCCACCGGCACACCTTCGCCACCCGCACCGAGGCCCGGATCAGGACCGCCACCCGGATCACCGACTTCTGCAACACCGGGCGGATACACGGCGCATGCGGGTTCAAGAGCCCGTTCGGCCCGTGAACGTGACTGCCGAGCCACCCTCGCCGAGGGGCTGGCCGGACAGATCGTCCCCACGCTGCGAGGGGATCGACAGGGCGCCCCTCGTCTCGCGGCACCGCTCCGCACCGCCCGTGTACCCGCCTCAGCGCGCGTCGAGGCGGAAGCTCATGTGGCCGAAGCCGACCATGTCGCCGGCCCGGACCACCACGGCACCGGTCACACGACGGCCGTTGACGGTCGTGCCGTTGGTCGAACCGAGGTCGCGGAGGACCCACAGTCCGCCGCGCAGCACCAGTTCGGCGTGCAGCCGCGACACCGTCTCATGGCTGAGCCGCAATCCGTTCGACGGGTCACGGCCTATCCGCAGCGGATACGGACCCGGCTCCGGCAGCAGCAGCGGAGGCAGCCGCTCCGCCCGCCAGGCGCGGCCGAGCCTCATCGAGAACGCCGAGATCCTCCCCACCGCGCCGAACAGCTTCTCGGACAGCCGGCGGCCTTCGGGCCGCAGGTCCGCGGTGAGCGCGCGGAGTTCGTCGGGTCCGCGGGCGGCCAGGGCGAGCTCCATGCGCCGCACGAACGTGTCGTGCGACAACCGGCCCTGGACGGCGCCCTCCCGGAGCACTCCGAGGACGCGCTCCCGCTCGGCGTCGGAGGGCCGCGCGGGATACGTCTGGAACTCGAAGGAGGACGTCACAGTCGTGATTGTCCGGCCGAGCGCCCCGGGTGTCCAGAAGGAACCGTGAAGATCACTTCCGTTCCGGTACGGCAGGTCCTGTGCCGGCGGGTCGGAAGCGCGGGCGTCCGCCGGGCCGCGAACGCCCCCGACACCGCCTCCGACCGGCGGTGCCTCGGAGTTCGGCGAGGCCGCGCTGCGCGACCGTGTCCAGTGCCTGGTCCGTGCCGCCTGGACGGAACGTGCCCTCGGCCGCGCCGAGGACGGCAGCGCGCGGATGCGGCGGCCTTGTCGGCGCATGGTGGCGGCTGGCGTACCGGGACGGCGAACTCGTCGGTCTGCGCATCCCGGCGCACAACCCTTCGGGCCCGTGCATCGGCTTCATCGGAGTCGTTCCGGAGCACCGCGGCAACGGCGACGCGTACGACCTGCTCGCCGAGTGCACGCACCTCCTGGCGGAGCGGGGCGCGGAGTTCGTCGCCGGCGCCACCGACCAGGGCAACGTACCTTTTCCGGACTACGAGCTCGTCCTTGGCTGTACTTCGTGCAGGGCCCAAGCGGCTTCGCGGTTTCGCCCGCCTTTGCCGGTGCCGGGCTGCAACGTCTTCATTTGTGGTCGCGCAGGAAGGTAGGGATCTCGTCGCGGGTCGGGTAGTTCGGCAGGGGTGCTGGCTTGTCCTGAAGGAACGCGGTGATGACGGCGGCGGCTCGGTCGTTGTTGTCGTCCAGACCGTTCCACATGTGGTGTCCGACTCCGGGCATGTAATGCGTGCGCTGGATGGCGGGGTCATTGGCAAGGACGGTGGTCTCCCATTGACGGATCTGGGAGGAGCACTCGGCGATCATCAGCATCGCGGGGTCCGGGAGCGCCTCAGTTTCGGGGCGATGGAGGGTGAGTCCTTGACCGTTTGCTGGATGCGGAGGCTGGCGGCGGGGCTGAAGGAGAAGTTCTGTGCGGTGTCCTCGGCGGGGATGCGGTGCGCGTCGCGCGCGCAGTATGCGGATGCGGTGTCGCTGCCGAGGTCTGCGGCGGTGAAGGCGTTGTCGCCTTCCGCCTGTCCGATCAGTCCGGTGTCGGGGCTGAGGAGTCCGAGCCGCATGAGGCCGAATGCCACGGCGTACCGGGGGACGTATGTCGATCGCGGTCCGGTCGGGGCCGGCGCGAGGCCGTGTGCGGATTTTCGGCCCTTGTGCCCGGTGATGTGTGCGGTGGGGCCGTCCATGGGGCCGGGCTCGGCGATGATCGCCCGGTGCAGGCGTGCGGCGACGCGCGGGTCGGCCAGGGCTCGGGTGAGCACGGCCCCGCCTGAGGAGAAGCCGAGGATGTCGACCTTGCCTTTGTTCAGGCGGTCGATGAAGGCGGCGAGGTCGCGGACCGGCCTGGAGATCGTGTACTGGCCCATGGGGAGCAGGTCGCTTCGTCCGCCGCCGGCCTGTTCGTAGGCGTAGACGTCGTAGCCCTGGCGGGCCAGGAGTTGCAGGAACCGGTGGTCGAGTACCGAGATGCCACGGACCGGTCCGCCGTTGAGGTACACGAGCGGGGTGGGATGCCGGGGACTGGGGTGCGCGGGCGGGTAGTGGTACACCGCGACCCGGCTGCCCGTGGTCAGGCTCCAGTGCTGCGTGGTCACGAAGGGTAGCGCGGGCGGGTACCGCCGGGTCGTCGGCACGGTCGGGATGCAGACCGATGCCGTCAGCGCCGCCGCGACAGCCACCGGCAGGAACGGCACGAGCCGCGCCGGCCACGTGCGGCGCCGGCTCCGCCACGTCGCGAGGACAGCCCCGACTCCAAGGGTCGGCAACCATGCGGCGAGCCCCGAGCCTGCCCCGTCCGTGAGGGCGATCAGCGCGAGAAAGACGACGACCAGCATCACGAAGGCGGCCAGGGCCAGCAGTAAGCGTCCGGTGAAGCGGACGAGACGTATGGCGGGCGTGGGCACAGCGGACCTCCGAAGTTTCAGAACACTGTTTCAAAACGACGTTATCAAAGAGGGTAGGCTGCTGGCCGTGGGTAGGCCCAGAACAAACGATCAGGCCGTCAAAGAGCGGCTTGTGGAGTGCGCGACCGAGATGCTCGCCACCCGTCCACGGGAGTCGCTCACGGTCCGCGCCGTGGCCGCTGCTGCCGAGGCGTCGACGACGGCGGTGTACTCCCTGTTCGGTGGAAAGGACGGGCTGATCGGTGCGGTGCGCGACAGAGCCGTCGCTGGCCTGTTCCAGGACCTGTCGACGGTGCAGACCTCCGCGGACCCTCTAGCCGACCTCTACGCGCTGGCCGTCGCCTACCGTCGTTGGGGGCGCGGACACAGCCACCTGTACACGGTGCTGTTCGGTGGTGTGCAGTCCTTCGACCCGTCGGGGGAGGTCGGTGCCAGTGACCCGATCCGTCCGCTCCTCGCGGCAATCGATCGCGCGTTGGCGGTGTCTGTCCTCGCTGGCGACGCAACGGCGATCGCCCTGTCGATCTGGGCCACCCTGCACGGGCTCGTCACTCTTGAACTGGCTGGGGCTCTCGACGCCGCCACGGCCGAGGCCGCATTCCGATCGGCGGTTCACGCCACGTTGCGCGGGTGGGCGACCCCGGCGGTGTTCCGCAGCCTTGGCGAAACCGAACTCGCTCCTTGACAGGATCAGGGCCGGTTATCCGGTCCTGGCGGGGGCGGGGTACGTGGTCAGTGAAGACAGGCATGCCAAGGTCGATCAGCTGTGGCCGACCATCGGTTGGAGATCGCTTGAGGCTGTTGAGTTTGGCCATCGCAGCGTCGAAGCTGACCTGGAGTCCCTCGACCTCGCCGAGCCAGCCGTTGGCGCGGGCCTCGCGGATGCGTTCTCGGAGGTTCTGGATGATCTCGATGAGGCGTGGCCTCTGGCGGGGATCCATCTGGAGGGCGGGGCAGCGAATGCAGGCTTCTCTGAACAATCGGTGAGTGACTCGAAGCTGTCGTGCCTCGGTGTTGCGATGAGAGGTATCAGGATCCAGGAGGCTTCTCCTCATGGCCAGCTCCAGCTATGAGTGCTCGTATGCGGGCTACTCCCTGGGCCTGACTGAAATGTGAAACCTCTGCCTGACGTCGATCAGAATATCGAGCATCTTCACGAAGCGGATCATCTGTCATCGCCTGGTCGAGTTTTCGCAGCGCCAGGATATTGATGGCCTGCGGGGTTCGGTCAACCACTTCGGTGCCGAGGAGGCATTCGAATGACGCATACAATGGCGCGAACTCGTCGGTTGCTTCCGTGAGGTGCCTTGCTGCAGCCCAACTGCCGTAGCCGAAGCTACCAGCAATGACCAGAACCGGAACCTGGGGATTGAATGGGTTCTTGGTTTTCACTACGAGGCCGTAGTCGGTTCCTTCGTCTCCTCGTGGCTGCAACTCGGGGGCGTAGATTTGATCAGTCTGGCTGTCATGGAGTGAGACATCATGGGGACTTCTTCTACTGAACCCCAGGGAGAGGGAGCTTGACAGCCGTTGCATGACTTCATCCGTGATGCCGTTGCTGTCTGGCCCTCCGATCAAGATGAGGGGGTGGCGTCTTTCTGCGCCTTTGATTCGATCACCGTATGTGATAACAGGAGATGGTGCGCCGATACGAACAAAGTATTGTTGGAGCTCGGAAAGAGCAAAAGCACAGCCGACTCCGATGAGGCCGGAAGGCTCCCAACGGCCGAGCTGATGCAAGCCGACCACCACTGTGAGGTTGGGCTTGCTGAACTCACGCCAGAACGCCCGGGATTGACGACTTCTCGTTTGGGCGGTATGTGGCTTGGCTAATTGGTAAATCCGGGCCAGCGCGGCTAGCCAAGGCTCCGGATCCTCTCCGCACGCCTCAACAAATTTTTCAAGCGTCTTCTTTCTCGGGATATTGGTCTTACCGTCGATCAGGCTGTGAATCGTCGCGCTGCTGAGGCCAGCCGCGTTGGCCAGGCGGTCGAAGCTCCACCCGCCGGCAGCAAACAGCCGTTCCAGCTGTTTGATCAGATCCTCTCGACTGTGAACTTGATCTGGATTGATCCGAACCCCCACGTGGTCCTCCTGGTCTGGCCGTTCGCTTCATTCGGATGGAAGCGTAGCCGAGATGCTTCATGACCTGGGAAGACGAAAAAACTGGGGCGATATCGATCATCTCTGATGCTTCCGAATGCAGGGGAGGTCCAGGGTGTGCTCACCAGCCAACACCATTGAAGAAGGAGTCCCGTGGTGAGCAGGAACAGGAAGAAGACTCGCCCGGTGCACGACGGTGCGGTGCCGACAGGCACGGTCACTCAAACCCTGTGCACCATCCTCGACAAGGCCATGGCCAGCTGGTGTGCTGTCCTCCGTCTCACCGCGGCTTGCATGGCCCTGTGCCTGCCCGTCGCAGCTGCTGTCACTGTGTACCTCTTCCTCCATTGGTAGAGCCGGACCCAGATGAACGCCTCCGCGCTCGCGGGCAGCCACTGCTCGGTCTGGGCGCCCTTGCGCACTACACGCACGAGCTGGTCGCCCCAGTCCACGTCGGCCCCCTTCATGCCCAGGAGTTCCGAGGCGCGGGCGCCGTTGCTGATGGCGAGCGCGACGAGCGCCCGGTCTCGGTTGGAGCGCAGCGCGGCGAACAACTCGTTCCACCGTTCGTCCGACATCTGCCGGGGCCGACGGCGTGGGATTTTCGGGATGTACCGGAGTCGGCCCTCGCCCCGGTACGGATCGAGCGGGTTGTGGTGGGCGTGGGGACGGCGGCACTCGGAGCGCGCCAGCGGCACCGGGTTGATCAGTGGGCCTTCGCCTGTCTCGATCCAGAAGGTGTAGAAGCTGCGGATCACCGCGTTGCTGTGCCGGATGGTGCGGGGCTTGTAGCGGTCGTCCAGGTAGGGCTTCTTGGTGATCGGGTTGATGGTGCCCGCTGTCGCGGTGGACACCGTCCGCGCAGCGTTGGGGACTTTGACCGTCGCCCCCAGCCACAACGCGAAGTCCCGACCTTCGGCAGGGGTGGCCTGGTTCCACGGAACATTGACCACCCGGAGCCACCGCCACCACCGCAGCAGGTCGAATGCGTAGCTGCGGACGCTGCCGGGCCGGTTGTACCGGGCGACGAAATCGATCAGGTACCGGCGTACCGGCTCGGCAGACCGCCCCTCCTCATCGAAGACCAGCCACGGCACCACGCCCGGGTTTGCGGCGACGTGGCCCCATCGGGGCAGGCGAATCGATCGGACATCACGCGAGTACTCGTCCAACTTTGCTGCGCTCCTTTGTCGTTCGGATGCGCAACATCTATCGACTAGACCAACCGGGGGATGCGCCGTGGCCCGGCGAGTCGCTCGGTAGTCCGGTCAATACCTCGATGGCAGCCACCTTCGCCAAGGCCGGGCACCCGTGGTGCAGGAGCGCGTCCACCTCGGTTTCTGACCCGGTGCGCGCGGAGCGGGATCCGCTCCGCGCCCGGGGCCGCGCCCCGGGCCGGTCAGCGCTGCGGCGGACACGCGGTCCGCTGGGCGCGGATGACGTCGCGGTACCACGCGTACGACGCCTTCGTGGTGCGCTCCAGGGTGTCGTAGTCGACGTGGACCAGGCCGAAGCGCTGCGAGGCGCCCTCCGCCCACTCGATGTTGTCGGTGAGCGACCAGACGAAGTAGCCGCGGACGTCGACGCCCTCCTCCACCGCCCGGTGCAGGGCTCGCAGATGGCCGTCGAGGAACGCGATCCGGGAGTCGTCGTCGAGGCCGTCGTAGGAGCAGCCGTTCTCCGTGATGTGGACGGGCGGCAGGCGGTCGCCGTAGCGCGCCCTGAGGGTGACGAGCAGTTCCCGCAGGCCGTCCGGGACGACGGGCCATCCGAAGCGGG
The genomic region above belongs to Streptomyces marianii and contains:
- a CDS encoding DUF1707 and FHA domain-containing protein — protein: MTSSFEFQTYPARPSDAERERVLGVLREGAVQGRLSHDTFVRRMELALAARGPDELRALTADLRPEGRRLSEKLFGAVGRISAFSMRLGRAWRAERLPPLLLPEPGPYPLRIGRDPSNGLRLSHETVSRLHAELVLRGGLWVLRDLGSTNGTTVNGRRVTGAVVVRAGDMVGFGHMSFRLDAR
- a CDS encoding helix-turn-helix domain-containing protein, with amino-acid sequence MGVRINPDQVHSREDLIKQLERLFAAGGWSFDRLANAAGLSSATIHSLIDGKTNIPRKKTLEKFVEACGEDPEPWLAALARIYQLAKPHTAQTRSRQSRAFWREFSKPNLTVVVGLHQLGRWEPSGLIGVGCAFALSELQQYFVRIGAPSPVITYGDRIKGAERRHPLILIGGPDSNGITDEVMQRLSSSLSLGFSRRSPHDVSLHDSQTDQIYAPELQPRGDEGTDYGLVVKTKNPFNPQVPVLVIAGSFGYGSWAAARHLTEATDEFAPLYASFECLLGTEVVDRTPQAINILALRKLDQAMTDDPLREDARYSDRRQAEVSHFSQAQGVARIRALIAGAGHEEKPPGS
- a CDS encoding tyrosine-type recombinase/integrase; translation: MDEYSRDVRSIRLPRWGHVAANPGVVPWLVFDEEGRSAEPVRRYLIDFVARYNRPGSVRSYAFDLLRWWRWLRVVNVPWNQATPAEGRDFALWLGATVKVPNAARTVSTATAGTINPITKKPYLDDRYKPRTIRHSNAVIRSFYTFWIETGEGPLINPVPLARSECRRPHAHHNPLDPYRGEGRLRYIPKIPRRRPRQMSDERWNELFAALRSNRDRALVALAISNGARASELLGMKGADVDWGDQLVRVVRKGAQTEQWLPASAEAFIWVRLYQWRKRYTVTAAATGRHRAMQAAVRRRTAHQLAMALSRMVHRV
- a CDS encoding alpha/beta hydrolase → MPTPAIRLVRFTGRLLLALAAFVMLVVVFLALIALTDGAGSGLAAWLPTLGVGAVLATWRSRRRTWPARLVPFLPVAVAAALTASVCIPTVPTTRRYPPALPFVTTQHWSLTTGSRVAVYHYPPAHPSPRHPTPLVYLNGGPVRGISVLDHRFLQLLARQGYDVYAYEQAGGGRSDLLPMGQYTISRPVRDLAAFIDRLNKGKVDILGFSSGGAVLTRALADPRVAARLHRAIIAEPGPMDGPTAHITGHKGRKSAHGLAPAPTGPRSTYVPRYAVAFGLMRLGLLSPDTGLIGQAEGDNAFTAADLGSDTASAYCARDAHRIPAEDTAQNFSFSPAASLRIQQTVKDSPSIAPKLRRSRTPRC
- a CDS encoding TetR/AcrR family transcriptional regulator, with protein sequence MGRPRTNDQAVKERLVECATEMLATRPRESLTVRAVAAAAEASTTAVYSLFGGKDGLIGAVRDRAVAGLFQDLSTVQTSADPLADLYALAVAYRRWGRGHSHLYTVLFGGVQSFDPSGEVGASDPIRPLLAAIDRALAVSVLAGDATAIALSIWATLHGLVTLELAGALDAATAEAAFRSAVHATLRGWATPAVFRSLGETELAP